The DNA segment TATCGCGCGGGACGCGGGACTAACCGTCGACGAATTCCGGGAGTTGCTGTGACCGCTTCCTGCTGCAGAGCTCGTCGTTGGACCCGACCGACTTCGTCGGGCGGACAGCCGCAGGATCGTTCAACGGATCGAGGATGAACGAGAACAACATGTTCGGACCGAGTGATCCAACCTGGTTTTACGCATGCGCCATCGTTCGCGATCTCGACACAGGAAGGCTGTTGCTCGAGCATCGAACAGACGACGCACCAGTGAACCCGGGACAGTGGGGATTCTTCGGAGGCGGCGCCGAGCCCCGGGAAAGCCCCGAGGCGTGTCTGCTGAGGGAGTTGAAGGAAGAGCTCGATGTCACCCTGCAGGTGTCCGACCTTTCCGCATGGACCAGTTACGTCAATCCACGCACGTCGCGGCGTCGCCACGTCTTCGAGGTCACAGCAATTCGTGAGTCTTCGGCTTTGGCTCATACGGAAGGGGCAGGTCTGGGATGGGTTGACGTCGAAAGCGCCTTCCAACTTGGTCTTTCAACAAGCACAAGAAGGGACCTCGAGGCTTACGCTAGGGGAGCGATAGCCGTTGAACCCGCGGTTGGAGCAGACGCTCGCGCTGCTCGACTGCCAAATCGTTCTACGGATTCTCCTTTAGAGATTCCCTGCGCCCCTTGTAAAGTGGTCAGATGAGCAACGAGTACACGGCCGTCGTTCGACGGGAAGCGGATTGGTGGGTCGGCTGGGTCGAAGAGATCCCGGGCGTCAACTCCCAAGGCGTGACCCGAGAAGAGTTGATGGCGAACCTTCAATCTGCGCTCGCAGAAGCTCTCGAGATGAACCGGGAGTCTTCGCGCGATGCCGCAGGTGACGAGTTCGAAGAAGTCAAGATCTCGACTTGAAGCGTCGCGCGTTTCTCGCCCACCTGCGTCTGAATGGTTGCGAACTTGTGCGCGAGGGTGCAAAGCATTCTTGGTGGGG comes from the Actinomycetota bacterium genome and includes:
- a CDS encoding type II toxin-antitoxin system HicB family antitoxin, which codes for MSNEYTAVVRREADWWVGWVEEIPGVNSQGVTREELMANLQSALAEALEMNRESSRDAAGDEFEEVKIST